From a single Lolium rigidum isolate FL_2022 chromosome 7, APGP_CSIRO_Lrig_0.1, whole genome shotgun sequence genomic region:
- the LOC124670697 gene encoding GTPase activating protein 1-like, translating to MASEHVIGKLSIRVVRGQNLVIADSLTKTSDPYVVLSCGSEKVKTSVQKKTDNPLWNEVLLLPVINPITPVRLEVIDEDKFTSDDSLGVAEFNVTDIYDAAKLDLKHASDGTRVKTIYPVGTNYLGGESHVSWKNGKVVQDLILKLKNVESGSVVLQLEWVHVPGATL from the exons ATGGCTTCGGAGCATGTGATCGGAAAGCTCAGCATCCGCGTCGTGCGGGGACAAAACCTCGTCATCGCCGACTCGCTCACCAAAACCAGCGACCCCTACGTCGTCCTCTCCTGCGGCTCCGAG AAGGTGAAGACTAGTGTTCAGAAGAAGACTGACAATCCTCTATGGAATGAAGTACTGCTGCTCCCTGTTATAAATCCTATAACGCCAGTGAGACTT GAGGTTATCGACGAGGATAAATTCACAAGCGATGACAGCTTGGGAGTGGCTGAATTCAATGTAACAGACATCTATGATGCCGCAAAGCTGGACCTGAAGCATGCCTCTGACGGAACAAGGGTCAAAACGATCTACCCAGTTGGCACAAACTACCTTGGTGGTGAGAGCCACGTCTCGTGGAAGAATGGCAAGGTCGTCCAAGACTTGATTCTGAAGCTGAAGAACGTTGAAAGTGGCTCTGTCGTGCTGCAGCTGGAGTGGGTTCACGTCCCTGGCGCTACGCTGTAA